CGCCGAGCCGCAAGGTCGAGGTCCAGGTGCTGGACTTCGAGGTGGGCGACTCGGTCACGGTCACCGACGGCCCGTTCGCGACCCTCCAGGCGACGATCAACGAGATCAACGCCGACTCGAAGAAGGTCAAGGGCCTGGTCGAGATCTTCGGCCGGGAGACCCCGGTCGAGCTGAGCTTCGACCAGATCCAGAAGAACTGAGTCTTTCCAGAACTGAGTCTCTTCACGAGAACTTCCGACAGGTCAGACGGGCTTTCGCGGCCGGTCTGACCTGCTCGGTTTTAAGGCGCACAGCTATACCCGTTATCGTTGTGCGGTATGCCTCCATCCGGATGATCCGGTTCGGAGGCGAACACCCTCTCACTAGGACCCGGAGAGAGCATGCCTCCCAAGAAGAAGAAGGTCACGGGGCTGATCAAGCTCCAGATCCAGGCCGGCGCCGCGAACCCGGCCCCGCCGGTCGGCCCCGCGCTGGGTCAGCACGGCGTCAACATCATGGAGTTCTGCAAGGCCTACAACGCCGCGACCGAGTCGCAGCGCGGCATGGTCGTGCCGGTGGAGATCACGGTCTACGAGGACCGCTCCTTCACCTTCGTGACCAAGACCCCGCCGGCCGCCAAGCTGATCCTCAAGGCCGCGGGCGTGGAGAAGGGCTCCGGCGAGCCGCACAAGACCAAGGTCGCCAAGATCACCCGCGACCAGGTGCGTGAGATCGCCACCACCAAGATGCCCGACCTGAACGCCAACGACCTGGACGCCGCCGAGAAGATCATCGCCGGCACCGCCCGCTCCATGGGCATCACGGTCGAGGGCTGACACTCCACGCGCGAGGGCCGACAGCCCCCGCGGCCACCTGTGGCAGGGCCAAGCGCTGGCCCGGACCACGAACTCCACAGACATCAGGAGCAAGAGTGAGCAAGCGCAGCAAGACCCTCCGCGCTGCGGACGCCAAGATCGACCGGGAGCGCGCATACGCCCCGCTCGAGGCCGTCCGGCTGGCGAAGGACACCTCCACCACCAAGTTCGACGCGACCGTCGAGGTCGCCATGCGCCTGGGCGTCGACCCGCGCAAGGCCGACCAGATGGTCCGTGGCACCGTGAACCTGCCGCACGGCACCGGTAAGACCGCCCGGGTCCTGGTCTTCGCGACCGGTGACCGTGCTGCGGCCGCGGAGGCCGCGGGCGCCGACATCGTCGGCTCCGACGAGCTCATCGACGAGGTGTCCAAGGGCCGCCTGGACTTCGACGCCGTCGTCGCCACCCCGGACCTCATGGGCAAGGTCGGCCGCCTCGGCCGGGTGCTCGGTCCGCGTGGTCTGATGCCGAACCCGAAGACCGGCACCGTCACCCCGGACGTGGCCAAGGCCGTCACGGACATCAAGGGCGGCAAGATCGAGTTCCGCGTCGACAAGCACTCGAACCTGCACTTCATCATCGGCAAGCTCTCGTTCGACGAGACGAAGCTGGTGGAGAACTACGCCGCGGCGCTCGAGGAGATCAACCGTCTCAAGCCGTCCGCCGCCAAGGGCCGCTACATCAAGAAGGCGACCCTGACCACCACGATGGGCCCCGGCATCCCGCTGGACGCCAACCGCACCCGCAACCTGCTGGTCGAGGAAGACGCCATCTGAGGCAGCCCCTGACCAGCGCACCACGGTGTGCAACCGCCGGGCCCCCGCACCGCGTCGAAGGTGCGGGGGCCCGGCGTCTTCCGTTGTCGGCCCCCTCCGCTAGAGTCACTCCGCAGACGTAAAAGAGAAATAAAAACTAGGGGGAGCCGTGCGCGGTACTCATGTCGGTGCGCGATGGGCGATAGCCGCTGGAAGCCTTGTTCTGATGGTCGGCCTCACCGCGTGCGGGAGCGAGAAGTCCGGCGATGACAAGGCCGGCGACAAGACCGGCGGCGACAAGTCCGGGCAGTCCGCGATGAGCCCGCTGGCGGCGCTCAAGCTCGCCTCGCAGCAGACGGACAAGAAGAACTCGGCCAAGGTCGAGGGCACCACCAAGATGGGCGAGCAGAACTCGCAGATGTCCGGCGACATGGACTGGGCCGACGGCATCCGGGCCAACATGTCCATCACTCAGAACGGTGGCGCCATCGCCTCCTCCCCGATCGCGGGCAAGCCGATGGACGCCAAGTACACCCCGGACGCCATGTTCCTGAACATGGGCGACGAGTTCGCCGCGCAGGCGGGCGGCGGCAAGCACTGGGTGAAGTACGACTACGACGTGCTGGCCCAGAAGGCGGGCCCCTCGGGCGCCTTCCTGAAGGACCAGATGCAGAACAACAACCCCTCGCGCTCGGTGGAGCTGCTGCTCGCCACGGGCAAGGTCAAGAGCGTGGGCAGCGAGGACGTGAAGGGCGTCAAGGCCACCCACTACACGGGCACGGTCAAGGTCTCCGAGATCGCCAAGATGCAGTCCAAGGAGCTCAGCCAGTCCGACCTGGACGCCCTCCAGAAGCAGCTGGAGACCTCCGGTATGGACACCGAGACCATCGACCTGTGGGTGGACGAGGAGAACCTGCTGGTCAAGAAGCGTGAGCAGGCGCAGAGCAGCAGCGGCGCCTACGACTCCACGGTCTTCTACTCGGACTACGGCACCAGCGTGACGGTCACCGAGCCGTCCTCCTCGGACACCGTGGACTTCCAGGACATGCTTCAGCAGTAGAGCCGATTTGCCTGGCCGCGGCCCGTTCGCGTAATCTCTCAACGAAGCCAAAGACCGCTGGTTGTCGCCGTGTCCCGCAAGGGATCCGGTGGCTGAAGGATCCGCTTAGCTGCGGGCGACCTGCGTAGGTGACCGAGGTTGCACTCCCGAACGGGCCGTGGGTCCGTGTCGGTCGAGTTACGCCCCGAGCGCCTGCGCCGGGGCGTTTTCGCGTTGTCTCAGTCTCCTTCCTTCAGACCGAAGCGGTCCTCATCACCCGGAAGGAGGCCGAGGCTCATGGCGAGTCCTGACAAGGTCGCAGCCGTCGACGAGATGCGGGAGAAGTTCCGCAACTCCAACGCGGCGCTCGTAACCGCGTACACCGGTCTCACCGTCGCGCAGCTGAAGGAGCTGCGCCGTTCGCTCGGTGAGAACGCTCAGTACCGTGTGGTGAAGAACACGCTGACCAAGATCGCGGCCAACGAGGCCGGGATCAACCAGCTCGACGACCTGTTCGCGGGTTCGTCGGCCGTCGCCTTCGTGACCGGTGACCCGGTCGAGGCGGCGAAGGGTCTCCGTGACTTCGCCAAGGACAACCCCGCTCTCGTGATCAAGGGCGGTGTCCTTGACGGCAAGGCGCTGTCCGCCGACGAGATCAAGAAGCTCGCGGACCTCGAGTCCCGTGAGGTGCTGCTCGCCAAGCTGGCGGGTGCGATGAAGGCCAAGCAGTCCCAGGCTGCCGCGCTCTTCCAGGCCCCGCTGTCGAAGTTCGTCCGGACCGCCGAGGCGCTCCGGCAGAAGCAGGCCGAGCAGGGCGGTGCCGACACCCCGGCTCCCGCCGAGGCCGAGGCCGCCGAGTAATCAGGCCCCGGTCGCAGCGGGCCCGGAAGCCCGCCGACATGTACATCCGGCACCACCTGCCGAATTAGTGGAAGGACCGCCACCATGGCGAAGCTCAGCCAGGACGACCTGCTCGCGCAGTTCGAGGAAATGACCCTCATCGAGCTCTCCGAGTTCGTGAAGGCCTTCGAGGAGAAGTTCGACGTCACCGCCGCCGCCCCGGCCGCCGTGGTCGCCGCCGCCCCGGGTGCCCCGGGCGCCGCTGCCCCGGCCGAGGAGGAGAAGGACGAGTTCGACGTCATCCTCACCGGCGCCGGCGACAAGAAGATCCAGGTCATCAAGGTCGTGCGTGAGCTGACCTCCCTGGGTCTGAAGGAGGCCAAGGACCTCGTCGACGGCACCCCGAAGCCGGTCCTCGAGAAGGTCAACAAGGAGCAGGCCGACAAGGCCGCCGAGTCCCTCAAGGGCGCCGGCGCCTCCGTCGAGGTCAAGTGACCCCTCGAGGTCGGATGACCTCGCGGCCCGCCGCCACACGCCCGTAGGACGTCCGGCGGCGCGGCCCGGTTCCACGCCAGGGGCGATCACCCGTTCGGGTGGTCGCCCTTCGGCGTTCCCGTGACGGTTACATTGCCTTATGGGCTTGTGGAGGTAGGGTGATCTTCGTTGCCCGTCGCCACGCCCTGTGACGATCTCGCCGGAGTGGGGGGCCTTGACGAACGGCACGCAGCGCGCAATTCTCAGGACGCGACGTCACACCGATCCGAAAGTCCGAGGCATGGATCGTCGGCGAAGCGGGCAGTATCGATATGCGCATCGACAGCGCGGGCTGCCGACAGGGCGTGAGAAGACAACGAGGGGCGCGCCCCTCACCGGAGGGAGAGATTGGCACTGCCGGTCTCAGAAACTCGGCGCTGGACATCAGTGTGCCAAGTGGCTACACTGACCCTTTGCGCTGCCTGTTAGCTGCTCCCTGCCCGTCACCAGGGGCATACCCACCTTCGAGCACTACTGATGAAAAGGCCCTGACCAGGGATTTCATCCATGGGCTCTCGGTGGGACCGGTACGCGCGTAGTGAGTCCGAGCCCTCGGAAGGACCCCCTCTTGGCCGCCTCGCGCAACGCCTCGACTGCCAATACGAACAATGGCGCCAGCACCGCCCCGCTGCGCATCTCCTTTGCGAAGATCAAGGAGCCTCTCGAGGTTCCGAACCTCCTCGCGCTGCAGACCGAGAGCTTCGATTGGCTGCTCGGCAATGCCGCGTGGAAGGCTCGCGTCGAGGCTGCGCTGGACAGCGGTCAGGACGTCCCCACCAAGTCCGGTCTGGAAGAGATCTTCGAGGAGATCTCCCCGATCGAGGACTTCTCCGGGTCGATGTCCCTGACCTTCCGTGATCATCGTTTCGAGCCGCCGAAGAACTCGATCGACGAGTGCAAGGAGCGTGACTTCACCTACGCCGCTCCGCTCTTCGTCACGGCCGAGTTCACCAACAATGAGACCGGTGAGATCAAGTCCCAGACGGTCTTCATGGGCGACTTCCCGCTCATGACCGACAAGGGCACCTTCTGCATCAACGGCACCGAGCGTGTCGTCGTCTCGCAGCTGGTCCGCTCGCCGGGTGTCTACTTCGACTCCTCCATCGACAAGACGTCCGACAAGGACATCTTCTCGGTCAAGGTCATCCCCTCCCGTGGTGCCTGGCTGGAGATGGAGATCGACAAGCGCGACATGGTCGGTGTCCGCATCGACCGCAAGCGCAAGCAGTCCGTCACCGTCCTCCTGAAGGCGCTCGGCTGGACCACCGAGCAGATCCTCGAGGAGTTCGGCGAGTACGAGTCCATGCGCGCCACCCTGGAGAAGGACCACACCCAGGGCCAGGACGACGCGCTGCTCGACATCTACCGCAAGCTGCGCCCGGGCGAGCCCCCCACGCGGGAGGCCGCGCAGACGCTGCTGGAGAACCTCTACTTCAACCCGAAGCGCTACGACCTGGCGAAGGTCGGCCGCTACAAGGTCAACAAGAAGCTGGGCGCGGCCGCTCCGCTGGACGCGGGCGTGCTGACGGTCGAGGACATCATCGCCTCGATCAAGTACCTGGTGAAGCTGCACGCCGGTGAGACCGAGACCGTCGGGGACAACGGCCAGTCCGTGGTCGTCGAGACCGACGACATCGACCACTTCGGCAACCGCCGCATCCGTAACGTCGGCGAGCTGATCCAGAACCAGGTCCGCACGGGTCTGGCGCGTATGGAGCGCGTCGTCCGCGAGCGCATGACCACTCAGGACGTCGAGGCGATCACGCCGCAGACCCTGATCAACATCCGGCCGGTCGTCGCCTCCATCAAGGAGTTCTTCGGCACCAGCCAGCTGTCGCAGTTCATGGACCAGACGAACCCGCTGTCGGGTCTGACCCACAAGCGCCGTCTGAACGCGCTCGGCCCCGGTGGTCTGTCCCGTGAGCGGGCGGGCTTCGAGGTCCGTGACGTGCACCCCTCGCACTACGGCCGCATGTGCCCGATCGAGACGCCCGAAGGCCCGAACATCGGTCTGATCGGCTCGCTCGCCTCGTACGGCCGGGTCAACGCGTTCGGTTTCATCGAGACCCCGTACCGCAAGGTCGTCGAGGGTGTCGTCACCGACGAGGTGCACTACCTGACGGCCGACGAGGAGGACCGCTTCGTCATCGCGCAGGCCAACGCGCCGCTGACGAACGATCTGCACTTCGCCGAGAACCGCGTCCTGGTCCGCCGCCGTGGCGGTGAGGTCGACTACATCCCCGGCGACGACGTCGACTACATGGACGTCTCGCCGCGCCAGATGGTGTCGGTCGCGACCGCGATGATCCCGTTCCTGGAGCACGACGACGCCAACCGCGCGCTCATGGGCTCGAACATGATGCGCCAGGCCGTGCCGCTGATCAAGGCGGAGTCCCCGCTGGTCGGCACCGGCATGGAGTACCGCTGCGCGGTCGACGCCGGCGACGTCATCAAGGCCGAGAAGGACGGTGTCGTCCAGGAGGTCTCCGCCGACTACGTGACGGTGGCCAACGACGACGGCACCTACACCACCTACCGGGTGGCCAAGTTCTCCCGCTCCAACCAGGGCACCTCCTTCAACCAGAAGGTCGTCGTGGACGAGGGCGCGCGGGTGATCGCCGGCCAGGTGCTGGCCGACGGCCCGTCCACCGAGGACGGCGAGATGGCGCTCGGCAAGAACCTCCTGGTGGCGTTCATGCCGTGGGAGGGCCACAACTACGAGGACGCGATCATCCTCAGCCAGCGTCTGGTGCAGGACGACGTCCTCTCCTCGATCCACATCGAGGAGCACGAGGTCGACGCCCGGGACACCAAGCTGGGCCCCGAGGAGATCACCCGGGACATCCCGAACGTCTCCGAGGAGGTCCTGGCCGACCTCGACGAGCGCGGCATCATCCGCATCGGCGCCGAGGTCGTGGCCGGGGACATCCTGGTCGGCAAGGTCACCCCGAAGGGTGAGACCGAGCTGACCCCGGAGGAGCGCCTGCTGCGCGCGATCTTCGGTGAGAAGGCCCGTGAGGTCCGTGACACCTCGCTGAAGGTGCCGCACGGCGAGATCGGCAAGGTCATCGGCGTGCGCGTCTTCGACCGCGAGGAGGGCGACGAGCTGCCGCCGGGCGTGAACCAGCTGGTCCGCGTCTACGTGGCGCAGAAGCGCAAGATCACCGACGGTGACAAGCTCGCCGGCCGCCACGGCAACAAGGGCGTCATCTCCAAGATCCTTCCGGTCGAGGACATGCCGTTCCTGGAGGACGGCACCCCGGTCGACATCATCCTCAACCCGCTGGGTGTCCCGTCCCGAATGAACCCGGGGCAGGTCCTGGAGATCCACCTCGGCTGGCTGGCCTCCCGGGGCTGGAAGGTCGAGGGCTCCGAGGAGTGGATGCAGCGGCTCCAGGCGATCGGCGCGGACGAGGTCCAGCCCGGTACCAACGTCGCGACCCCGGTCTTCGACGGCGCCCGTGAGGACGAGATCGCCGGTCTCTTCGACTCGACGATTCCGAACCGCGACGGCGACCGCCTGGTCCAGTCGTCCGGTAAGGCCCGGCTGTTCGACGGCCGCTCCGGCGAGCCGTTCCCGGACCCGATCTCGGTCGGCTACATGTACATCCTCAAGCTGCACCACCTGGTGGACGACAAGCTGCACGCCCGGTCCACCGGTCCGTACTCGATGATCACCCAGCAGCCGCTGGGTGGTAAGGCTCAGTTCGGTGGCCAGCGCTTCGGCGAAATGGAGGTGTGGGCGCTGGAGGCTTACGGCGCCGCGTACGCCCTCCAGGAGCTGCTGACCATCAAGTCCGACGACGTGACCGGCCGCGTGAAGGTCTACGAGGCCATCGTCAAGGGCGAGAACATTCCCGAGCCCGGCATCCCCGAGTCCTTCAAGGTGCTCATCAAGGAGATGCAGTCCCTGTGCCTCAACGTGGAGGTGTTGTCGTCCGACGGCATGTCCATCGAGATGCGCGACACCGACGAGGACGTCTTCCGCGCTGCGGAGGAGCTCGGTATCGACCTGTCCCGGCGCGAGCCGAGCAGCGTCGAAGAGGTCTGACGGGTCTGGCCGGGGCGGTACGTACGCTCAGCCCCGGCCTCTCCCCGGACCCCCAGTCAGACCCGAAGACACGACCCTGAAAGAGGGATTGACGACAAGTGCTCGACGTCAACTTCTTCGACGAGCTGCGGATCGGCCTCGCCACTGCTGACGACATCCGTCAGTGGTCCCACGGTGAGGTCAAGAAGCCGGAGACCATCAACTACCGCACCCTCAAGCCCGAAAAGGACGGACTCTTCTGCGAGAAGATCTTCGGTCCGACCCGGGACTGGGAGTGCTACTGCGGGAAGTACAAGCGCGTCCGCTTCAAGGGCATCATCTGTGAGCGCTGCGGTGTCGAGGTCACCCGCGCCAAGGTGCGCCGTGAGCGGATGGGCCACATTGAGCTGGCCGCTCCCGTCACCCACATCTGGTACTTCAAGGGCGTGCCCAGCCGTCTGGGCTACCTGCTCGACCTCGCCCCGAAGGACCTCGAGAAGGTCATCTACTTCGCCGCCTACATGATCACGTGGGTGGACGAGGAGCGCCGCACGCGCGATCTGCCCTCGCTGGAGGCCCATGTCTCCGTCGAGCGCCAGCAGATCGAGCAGCGCCGCGACGCGGACCTCGAGGCCCGCGCCAAGAAGCTGGAGGCGGATCTCGCCGAGCTCGAGGCCGAGGGTGCCAAGGCCGATGTGCGCCGCAAGGTGCGCGAGGGCGCCGAGCGCGAGATGAAGCAGCTGCGCGACCGCGCCCAGCGCGAGATCGACCGTCTCGACGAGGTGTGGAACCGCTTCAAGAACCTCAAGGTCCAGGACCTGGAGGGCGATGAGCTGCTCTACCGCGAGCTGCGTGACCGCTTCGGCACGTACTTCATGGGCGGCATGGGCGCCGCGGCGCTCCAGAAGCGCCTGGAGTCCTTCGACCTCGACGAGGAGGCCGAGAAGCTCCGCGAGATCATCCGGACCGGCAAGGGCCAGAAGAAGACCCGTGCGCTCAAGCGCCTGAAGGTCGTCTCCGCCTTCCTCCAGACCCGGAACAGCCCCAACGGCATGGTGCTGGACTGCATCCCGGTGATCCCGCCGGACCTGCGTCCGATGGTGCAGCTGGACGGTGGCCGCTTCGCGACCTCCGACCTGAACGACCTGTACCGCCGTGTGATCAACCGGAACAACCGGCTGAAGAGGCTCCTGGACCTCGGTGCCCCCGAGATCATCGTCAACAACGAGAAGCGCATGCTTCAGGAGGCTGTTGACGCCCTCTTCGACAACGGCCGCCGTGGCCGTCCGGTCACCGGCCCCGGTAACCGTCCGCTGAAGTCCCTCAGCGACATGCTGAAGGGCAAGCAGGGCCGGTTCCGTCAGAACCTGCTCGGTAAGCGCGTCGACTACTCGGCCCGTTCGGTCATCGTCGTCGGCCCGCAGCTCAAGCTGCACCAGTGCGGTCTGCCCAAGGCCATGGCGCTGGAGCTCTTCAAGCCGTTCGTGATGAAGCGCCTGGTGGACCTGAACCACGCGCAGAACATCAAGTCGGCCAAGCGCATGGTCGAGCGCGGCCGCACGGTCGTGTACGACGTGCTCGAAGAGGTCATCGCCGAGCACCCGGTGCTGCTGAACCGTGCGCCCACCCTGCACCGCCTCGGTATCCAGGCGTTCGAGCCGCAGCTGGTCGAGGGCAAGGCCATTCAGATTCACCCGCTCGTGTGCACCGCGTTCAACGCGGACTTCGACGGTGACCAGATGGCCGTGCACCTGCCGCTGTCCGCGGAGGCGCAGGCCGAGGCCCGCATCCTGATGCTGTCCTCGAACAACATCCTCAAGCCGGCCGACGGCCGTCCGGTGACCATGCCGACCCAGGACATGGTGCTGGGCCTGTTCTTCCTCACCACCGATGAGGAGGAGCGCGAGGTCGTCGGTGAGGGCCGTTCCTTCGGCTCCACCGCCGAGGCGATCATGGCGTTCGATGCCCGGGAGCTCTCGCTCCAGGCGAAGATCGACATCCGCTTCCCGATCGGCACCGTCCCGCCCCGCGGCTGGACCCCGCCGGTGCCGGAGGAGGGCGAGCCCGCCTGGCAGCCCGGTGACAGCTTCCGGCTGCGCACCACGCTGGGCCGCGCGCTCTTCAACGAGCTGCTGCCCGAGGACTACCCGTTCGTCGACTACTCGGTGGGCAAGAAGCAGCTCTCCGAGATCGTCAACGACCTCGCCGAGCGCTACCCCAAGGTCATCGTCGCGGCGACGCTGGACAACCTGAAGGCGGCCGGTTTCCACTGGGCCACCCGCTCCGGTGTCACCGTCGCCATCTCCGACGTGGTCGTGCCCGAGGCCAAGAAGGCCATCATCGAGGGCTACGAGGCGCAGGACGAGAAGGTCCAGAAGCAGTACGAGCGCGGTCTGATCACCAAGGACGAGCGCACCCAGGAGCTGATCGCGATCTGGACCAAGGCGACCAACGAGGTCGCCGAGGCGATGAACGCGAACTTCCCGAAGACCAACCCGATCTTCATGATGGTCAACTCGGGCGCGCGCGGAAACATGATGCAGATGCGTCAGATCGCCGGTATGCGTGGTCTGGTGTCCAACGCGAAGAACGAGACCATCCCGCGGCCCATCAAGGCGTCGTTCCGTGAGGGTCTCTCCGTGCTGGAGTACTTCATCTCCACCCACGGTGCCCGTAAGGGTCTCGCCGACACCGCCCTGCGTACCGCCGACTCGGGTTACCTGACCCGTCGTCTGGTGGACGTCTCGCAGGACGTGATCATCCGCGAGGAGGACTGCGGCACCGACCGCGGCCTCAAGCTGGCGATCGCGACCACGGGCGCGGACGGCGTGCTCCGCAAGACGGAGGACGTCGAGACCAGCGTGTACGCGCGCTGCCTCGCCGAGGACATCGTCGTGGACGGGAAGGTCCTGGCCCCGGCCGGCACCGACCTGGGCGATGTGCTCATCGACGAGCTGGTCCGCCACAACGTGGAGACGGTCAAGACCCGCTCGGTGCTCACCTGCGAGTCCGCCGTCGGCACCTGCGCCATGTGCTACGGCCGCTCGCTGGCGACCGGCAAGTTGGTGGACATCGGCGAGGCGGTCGGCATCATCGCCGCCCAGTCCATCGGTGAGCCCGGCACCCAGCTGACGATGCGTACCTTCCACACCGGTGGTGTGGCCGGTGACGACATCACCCAGGGTCTGCCGCGTGTCGTCGAGCTCTTCGAGGCCCGTACGCCCAAGGGCGTCGCCCCGATCTCGGAGGCGGCCGGCCGCGTCCGGATCGAGGAGACCGAGAAGACCAAGAAGCTCGTCGTCACCCCGGACGACGGTTCCGACGAGACGGCCTACGGCGTCTCCAAGCGGTCCCGTCTGCTGGTGGGCGAGGGCGACCACGTCGAGGTCGGCCAGCCGCTGACCGTGGGTGCCGTCAACCCGCACGACGTGCTGCGCATCCTCGGCCAGCGCGCCGTCCAGGTGCACCTGGTGGGCGAGGTCCAGAAGGTCTACAACTCGCAGGGTGTGTCGATCCACGACAAGCACATCGAGATCATCATCCGGCAGATGCTGCGCCGTGTGACGATCATCGAGTCCGGCGACGCGGAGCTGCTGCCGGGCGAGCTCGTGGAGCGCTCGCGCTTCGAGGGTGAGAACCGTCGTGTGGTCCAGGAAGGCGGCCACCCGGCCTCCGGCCGTCCGCAGCTGATGGGTATCACCAAGGCCTCGCTGGCGACCGAGTCCTGGCTGTCGGCGGCGTCCTTCCAGGAGACGACCCGGGTGCTCACCGACGCGGCGATCAACGCCAAGTCGGACTCCCTGATCGGCCTCAAGGAGAACGTGATCATCGGTAAGCTCATCCCGGCCGGTACGGGCCTGTCCCGCTACCGCAACATCCGGGTCGAGCCGACCGAGGAGGCGAAGGCCGCGATGTACTCGGCCGTCGGCTACGACGACATCGACTACTCGCCCTTCGGCACGGGCTCCGGCCAGGCGGTTCCGCTGGAGGACTACGACTACGGTCCGTACAACCAGTAGGTCCGCGGACGGCTGGTATACGTTCACAGGGCGGTCACCCCATGGCGGGGGTGGCCGCCCTGCGGCTATGCTCCGGGTTGGTGTGTCCAGCGCGTGTGCATTTGTTTTGACCGGAGCCGATGCTATAGGTACGCTCTGACCTTGTGCCTGGGGTGTCCCTGGGCTCCTGTGCGCGCTTCCAGACCGCTCGGGGGCCCGAGGTGTCGACACCAACAATCTGCACTCTCTGACTTTCGCAGAGGGCTGCGGTGCGCGACACACCCGACCGCGTGGGTCGGAGAAACTCCAGGTTAGCTTTACCGAGACTGGCACACAGAAACCGGAGAAACGGTGCCTACG
This genomic interval from Streptomyces asiaticus contains the following:
- the rplK gene encoding 50S ribosomal protein L11; this encodes MPPKKKKVTGLIKLQIQAGAANPAPPVGPALGQHGVNIMEFCKAYNAATESQRGMVVPVEITVYEDRSFTFVTKTPPAAKLILKAAGVEKGSGEPHKTKVAKITRDQVREIATTKMPDLNANDLDAAEKIIAGTARSMGITVEG
- the rplA gene encoding 50S ribosomal protein L1; the encoded protein is MSKRSKTLRAADAKIDRERAYAPLEAVRLAKDTSTTKFDATVEVAMRLGVDPRKADQMVRGTVNLPHGTGKTARVLVFATGDRAAAAEAAGADIVGSDELIDEVSKGRLDFDAVVATPDLMGKVGRLGRVLGPRGLMPNPKTGTVTPDVAKAVTDIKGGKIEFRVDKHSNLHFIIGKLSFDETKLVENYAAALEEINRLKPSAAKGRYIKKATLTTTMGPGIPLDANRTRNLLVEEDAI
- the rplL gene encoding 50S ribosomal protein L7/L12, whose product is MAKLSQDDLLAQFEEMTLIELSEFVKAFEEKFDVTAAAPAAVVAAAPGAPGAAAPAEEEKDEFDVILTGAGDKKIQVIKVVRELTSLGLKEAKDLVDGTPKPVLEKVNKEQADKAAESLKGAGASVEVK
- the rpoB gene encoding DNA-directed RNA polymerase subunit beta; the encoded protein is MAASRNASTANTNNGASTAPLRISFAKIKEPLEVPNLLALQTESFDWLLGNAAWKARVEAALDSGQDVPTKSGLEEIFEEISPIEDFSGSMSLTFRDHRFEPPKNSIDECKERDFTYAAPLFVTAEFTNNETGEIKSQTVFMGDFPLMTDKGTFCINGTERVVVSQLVRSPGVYFDSSIDKTSDKDIFSVKVIPSRGAWLEMEIDKRDMVGVRIDRKRKQSVTVLLKALGWTTEQILEEFGEYESMRATLEKDHTQGQDDALLDIYRKLRPGEPPTREAAQTLLENLYFNPKRYDLAKVGRYKVNKKLGAAAPLDAGVLTVEDIIASIKYLVKLHAGETETVGDNGQSVVVETDDIDHFGNRRIRNVGELIQNQVRTGLARMERVVRERMTTQDVEAITPQTLINIRPVVASIKEFFGTSQLSQFMDQTNPLSGLTHKRRLNALGPGGLSRERAGFEVRDVHPSHYGRMCPIETPEGPNIGLIGSLASYGRVNAFGFIETPYRKVVEGVVTDEVHYLTADEEDRFVIAQANAPLTNDLHFAENRVLVRRRGGEVDYIPGDDVDYMDVSPRQMVSVATAMIPFLEHDDANRALMGSNMMRQAVPLIKAESPLVGTGMEYRCAVDAGDVIKAEKDGVVQEVSADYVTVANDDGTYTTYRVAKFSRSNQGTSFNQKVVVDEGARVIAGQVLADGPSTEDGEMALGKNLLVAFMPWEGHNYEDAIILSQRLVQDDVLSSIHIEEHEVDARDTKLGPEEITRDIPNVSEEVLADLDERGIIRIGAEVVAGDILVGKVTPKGETELTPEERLLRAIFGEKAREVRDTSLKVPHGEIGKVIGVRVFDREEGDELPPGVNQLVRVYVAQKRKITDGDKLAGRHGNKGVISKILPVEDMPFLEDGTPVDIILNPLGVPSRMNPGQVLEIHLGWLASRGWKVEGSEEWMQRLQAIGADEVQPGTNVATPVFDGAREDEIAGLFDSTIPNRDGDRLVQSSGKARLFDGRSGEPFPDPISVGYMYILKLHHLVDDKLHARSTGPYSMITQQPLGGKAQFGGQRFGEMEVWALEAYGAAYALQELLTIKSDDVTGRVKVYEAIVKGENIPEPGIPESFKVLIKEMQSLCLNVEVLSSDGMSIEMRDTDEDVFRAAEELGIDLSRREPSSVEEV
- a CDS encoding DNA-directed RNA polymerase subunit beta', producing the protein MLDVNFFDELRIGLATADDIRQWSHGEVKKPETINYRTLKPEKDGLFCEKIFGPTRDWECYCGKYKRVRFKGIICERCGVEVTRAKVRRERMGHIELAAPVTHIWYFKGVPSRLGYLLDLAPKDLEKVIYFAAYMITWVDEERRTRDLPSLEAHVSVERQQIEQRRDADLEARAKKLEADLAELEAEGAKADVRRKVREGAEREMKQLRDRAQREIDRLDEVWNRFKNLKVQDLEGDELLYRELRDRFGTYFMGGMGAAALQKRLESFDLDEEAEKLREIIRTGKGQKKTRALKRLKVVSAFLQTRNSPNGMVLDCIPVIPPDLRPMVQLDGGRFATSDLNDLYRRVINRNNRLKRLLDLGAPEIIVNNEKRMLQEAVDALFDNGRRGRPVTGPGNRPLKSLSDMLKGKQGRFRQNLLGKRVDYSARSVIVVGPQLKLHQCGLPKAMALELFKPFVMKRLVDLNHAQNIKSAKRMVERGRTVVYDVLEEVIAEHPVLLNRAPTLHRLGIQAFEPQLVEGKAIQIHPLVCTAFNADFDGDQMAVHLPLSAEAQAEARILMLSSNNILKPADGRPVTMPTQDMVLGLFFLTTDEEEREVVGEGRSFGSTAEAIMAFDARELSLQAKIDIRFPIGTVPPRGWTPPVPEEGEPAWQPGDSFRLRTTLGRALFNELLPEDYPFVDYSVGKKQLSEIVNDLAERYPKVIVAATLDNLKAAGFHWATRSGVTVAISDVVVPEAKKAIIEGYEAQDEKVQKQYERGLITKDERTQELIAIWTKATNEVAEAMNANFPKTNPIFMMVNSGARGNMMQMRQIAGMRGLVSNAKNETIPRPIKASFREGLSVLEYFISTHGARKGLADTALRTADSGYLTRRLVDVSQDVIIREEDCGTDRGLKLAIATTGADGVLRKTEDVETSVYARCLAEDIVVDGKVLAPAGTDLGDVLIDELVRHNVETVKTRSVLTCESAVGTCAMCYGRSLATGKLVDIGEAVGIIAAQSIGEPGTQLTMRTFHTGGVAGDDITQGLPRVVELFEARTPKGVAPISEAAGRVRIEETEKTKKLVVTPDDGSDETAYGVSKRSRLLVGEGDHVEVGQPLTVGAVNPHDVLRILGQRAVQVHLVGEVQKVYNSQGVSIHDKHIEIIIRQMLRRVTIIESGDAELLPGELVERSRFEGENRRVVQEGGHPASGRPQLMGITKASLATESWLSAASFQETTRVLTDAAINAKSDSLIGLKENVIIGKLIPAGTGLSRYRNIRVEPTEEAKAAMYSAVGYDDIDYSPFGTGSGQAVPLEDYDYGPYNQ
- the rplJ gene encoding 50S ribosomal protein L10 — encoded protein: MASPDKVAAVDEMREKFRNSNAALVTAYTGLTVAQLKELRRSLGENAQYRVVKNTLTKIAANEAGINQLDDLFAGSSAVAFVTGDPVEAAKGLRDFAKDNPALVIKGGVLDGKALSADEIKKLADLESREVLLAKLAGAMKAKQSQAAALFQAPLSKFVRTAEALRQKQAEQGGADTPAPAEAEAAE